A window from Peromyscus eremicus chromosome 1, PerEre_H2_v1, whole genome shotgun sequence encodes these proteins:
- the LOC131894108 gene encoding zinc finger protein 271-like, giving the protein MSVMLENYSNLIFVGTHRICGQYEFVDQGTKHILHNCENIHEKSYVCNKLDNLIHESFQCTHYDTNDTAENCNKYRFGNYGDSSVETVNVNRHKSGNTGEEPCKCKGCVNCLNLYNIFSENQRSHTGKKEHKNKAYDRSFDSKHKMVKQTKSGKESHQSRKSGKCSKLDSSLSRLQRDHTREKPCKCTKCSKCFLHLSHLKVHYKIHSGEKPYKSLKTHQIIHIGEKPYKCSECDKSFSFFSKLRRHQRIHTGEKPYKCSECDKSFTQEGSLRTHQRIHTGEELYKCSDCDKSFSTKWHLINHQRIHTGEKPYKCSECHKSFAQKGALLTHQRIHAGQKPYQCSECEKSFSFVSKLIRHQRIHTGEKPYKCSECDKSFTQKGSLRTHQKIHTREKLYKCSDCDKSFTTKWHLTTHQRIHTGEKPYKCSECHKSFAQKGALLTHQRIHAGHKPYQCSECDKSFFHKCSLIKHERIHTGEKPYKCTECDKSFPQKCYLRKHQGIHTGEKPYKCSECGKSFAQKCYLRMHQGIHTGEKPYKCSECDKSFSHKCYLRIHQGVHTGEKPYKCSKCDKSFTCCSSLIYHHRIHTGKKPHKCSECDKSFTKKNHLRNHQRIHTGEKPYKCSECGRSFAQKYYLRIHQRIHTGEKPYKCSECEKSFNKKAYVRIHQRIHTGEKPYKCSECDKCFIQKCHLRTHQSVHTGEKPYKYSECETSFTGGSDLRKHQEFHTGEKPYKCSECDKSFSQKGHLITHQRIHTGEKPYKCSECDKSFTRKGHLIRHQRIHTREKPYKCSECDKSFTCGSSLVNHQRIHTEEKPYKCNV; this is encoded by the exons ATGAGTGTGATGTTGGAAAATTACAGCAATCTGATTTTTGTAG GGACCCATCGCATATGTGGTCAATATGAGTTTGTGGATCAAGGCACAAAGCATATTCTCCACAATTGTGAGAATATCCATGAGAAGTCTTATGTATGTAATAAGCTTGACAACCTGATTCATGAATCCTTTCAATGTACACATTATGACACAAATGATACTGCAGAAAACTGCAATAAGTACAGATTTGGTAACTATggagattcctctgttgaaacAGTAAATGTAAACAGACATAAAAGTGGGAACACTGGAGAAGAACCTTGCAAATGTAAGGGCTGCGTAAACTGTTTAAATTTGTATAACATCTTTAGCGAAAATCAAagaagccacactggaaagaaagaacacaaaaataaAGCTTATGATAGATCTTTTGACTCTAAACATAAAATGGTGAAACAAACCAAGAGTGGAAAGGAATCACACCAAAGCAGGAAGTCTGGGAAATGCTCTAAGTTGGACTCAAGCCTCAGTAGACTTCAGAGAGATCacactagagagaaaccctgtaaaTGTACAAAATGTAGTAAATGCTTTCTGCATTTGTCCCACCTCAAAGTCCATTACAAGATCCATtctggagaaaaaccctacaaATCTCTTAAAACTCATCAGATAATTCATataggagagaaaccttacaaatgcagtgaatgtgacaaatcctttagcTTTTTCTCAAAActtagaagacatcagagaatccatacaggggagaaaccttataaatgtagtgaatgtgacaaatcctttacccagGAGGGCAGTCTTAGAactcatcagagaattcatacaggagaggaACTTTACAAATGTAGTGATTGTGACAAATCTTTTAGCACAAAATGGCATCTTATAAATCATCAGagaattcacacaggagagaaaccttataaatgtagtGAATGCCACAAATCTTTTGCCCAGAAAGGTGCTCTTTTAACACATCAGAGAATTCATGCAGGACAGAAACCGTACCAATGTAGTGAATGTGAAAAATCCTTTAGCTTTGTCTCAAAACTTATAAgacatcagagaatccatacaggagagaaaccttataaatgtagtgaatgtgacaaatcctttacccagAAAGGCAGTCTTAGAActcatcagaaaattcatacaaGAGAGAAACTTTACAAATGTAGTGATTGTGACAAATCTTTTACCACAAAATGGCATCTTACAACTCATCAGagaattcacacaggagagaaaccttataaatgtagtGAATGCCACAAATCTTTTGCCCAGAAAGGTGCTCTTTTAACACATCAGAGAATTCATGCAGGACATAAACCTTAccaatgtagtgaatgtgacaaatcttttTTCCACAAATGCTCTCTTATAAAACATGAGCGAATTCATAcaggagaaaaaccttacaaatgtactGAGTGTGACAAATCTTTTCCCCAGAAATGCTATCTTAGAAAACACCAgggaattcatacaggagagaaaccttacaaatgtagcgAATGTGGCAAATCTTTTGCCCAGAAATGCTATCTTAGAATGCATCAgggaattcatacaggagagaaaccttacaagtgtagtgaatgtgacaaatcgTTTTCCCACAAATGCTATCTTAGAATACATCAGGGAgtccatacaggagagaaaccttacaaatgtagtaaatgtgacaaatcctttacatGTTGCTCAAGTCTTATATATCATCATAGAATTCATACAGGAAAGAAGCCCCATAAATgcagtgaatgtgacaaatcctttaccaaGAAAAACCATCTTAGAaatcatcagagaattcatactggagagaaaccttacaaatgtagtgaatgtggcAGATCTTTTGCCCAGAAATACTATCTTAGaatacatcagagaattcatacaggagagaaaccttacaaatgtagtgaatgtgagaaaTCCTTTAACAAAAAAGCCTATGTTAGaatacatcagagaattcatacaggagagaaaccttacaaatgtagtgaatgtgacaaatgTTTTATCCAGAAATGCCATCTTAGAACTCATCAGAGcgttcatacaggagagaaaccttacaaatatAGTGAATGTGAAACATCATTTACTGGTGGCTCAGATCTTAGAAAACATCAAGAATTTCATAcaggagaaaaaccttacaaatgtagtgaatgtgacaaatccttctCCCAGAAAGGCCATCTTATAactcatcagagaattcatacaggagaaaaaccctataaatgtagtgaatgtgataAATCTTTTACCAGGAAAGGCCATCTTATAAggcatcagagaatccatacaaGAGAGAAACCGtataaatgtagtgaatgtgacaaatcctttacctgTGGCTCCAGTCTTGTAAaccatcagagaattcatacagaagagaaaccttacaaatgtaatgtaTGA